In Candidatus Manganitrophus morganii, the genomic window AGAAGATCGCCAATACGTTTTTTTGTGAACGACGGCTCTTTCATTACGTTTATTTTATCCGAGGATGGGATAATGCGCAACTTCACGGGATACGGGGAAAGCGGATATTTCCCTTGATCGATCCCGATCGCTTGGATATAGTGACTATTCACCCTCTTACGTTTCGCCAATCTTTCTTTTTCAGGGACAGAATGGGGATTCCAATCGCTCAAGTCGACGCCTTTACCGATCAGCCTTTTTCGGGCAATCCCGCGGCTGTCTGTCTTCTCGACGAGCCGATGGAGGCCGGCTGGATGCAGAAGGTCGCCCGGGAGATGAATCTTTCCGAAACCGCCTTCCTTCTCAAAGAGGGAGTGCTGTTTCAGCTCCGCTGGTTCACGCCGACGGTCGAAGTCGATCTTTGCGGCCATGCCACGCTCGCCGGCGCCCACATGCTCTGGGAATGGGGAATCCTGAAGCCGGATGAGCAGGCCCGTTTTCAGACAAAAAGCGGCCTTCTGACCGCCGACAAAAAAGAGGGGTGGATCGAGCTGGATCTCCCGGCCGAGCCAGAAAAGGAGGCGCCTCCTCCTCCCGCCCTTCAGAAGGCGCTCGGGATGGCGCCGAAATACATCGGCAAGAATCGTTTCGACTATTTGATTGAAGTCGAATCGGAAGAGGTCCTGCGAAAACTTCAGCCCGATTTCGGACTGCTCGCCACCGTGCCATGCCGCGGGGTGATCGTAACGAGCCGGTCGGATTCGGACCGGTTTGATTTCGTCTCAAGGACATTCGCGCCGCGGGCCGGCATCAACGAAGATCCGGTGACGGGGTCGGCGCATTGTTGCCTCGGTCCTTTCTGGAAAGAACGGCTCGGCAAAAACACTTTCCTTGCTTACCAGGCCTCCGCGCGAGGAGGGGTCGTCCGGGTCCGTTCGGCCGGAGATCGTGTATATCTCGGCGGAAAGGCGGTCACCGTTTCGCGCGGGACGCTCCTCTCGCTCCCTTAAGGTTCTTTCATCCTCCCCTGCGCCGATTTTCCCAGAAGGACCCCCAAAAGGATTGCGAAAGCCGGGACGAGGATGGTACCTCCGGTGAAAAACAGAGGATCATGCCGGCTTTGCAGAAAATGGATCACCATGAGGACAACCAATCCCGCCAGGGCGACCGTCAAGAACCTTGTTGTCGATTGGACGCGAGTAGAGAGCGCCGCGAAACAACCGACGGGAAGAAAGAGGAGGAATCCGAATAAGCCCCGCTCGCCCTCGACCGTCGTTCTCAACGCAAGAGAGTCGGTCAGGAGGAAGAGACCGTCGGTTAAAATGGCCGCGGCCACCTGTACCTCATTCAAATAGAGCCGTATCTCCCCTCGATCGTAGACGGAAATAAGATGGACCGGCCCGGACTGAAACGGCAATTGGGTTGTTTCGATATCTCCCAGGTTTGGAAATCCGGTCTTGACGCGGTTTCGAACCTCAAAACCCAAATCGATTCCCTGCTGCTGCAGCAAGAAGTAATCGAGATCGGGCGTCTTGGCCAATGAGATCAGCCGTCCTACATCTCCATAACGAATCTGTCCCATCTCAACCCAGGCCTCTATCGTAAATTGATGTCTGTTTGAAATTCTCTGCCGGATCTTTTCCGCCGGTTCCCGGCTGATGAACGCGGCCGACCGGTTGAACGCATAACCAAATGGAGA contains:
- a CDS encoding PhzF family phenazine biosynthesis protein, which encodes MGIPIAQVDAFTDQPFSGNPAAVCLLDEPMEAGWMQKVAREMNLSETAFLLKEGVLFQLRWFTPTVEVDLCGHATLAGAHMLWEWGILKPDEQARFQTKSGLLTADKKEGWIELDLPAEPEKEAPPPPALQKALGMAPKYIGKNRFDYLIEVESEEVLRKLQPDFGLLATVPCRGVIVTSRSDSDRFDFVSRTFAPRAGINEDPVTGSAHCCLGPFWKERLGKNTFLAYQASARGGVVRVRSAGDRVYLGGKAVTVSRGTLLSLP